One Mycolicibacterium rufum genomic window, GAGGTCGACGTGCCCCGCGCAGGAACCGTCGTCGGCCAGCAGGGTGTTCGGCGCGCACGCGTCGCCGTGGCACACCACCAGCCGGTCCGCGGGCGGGGCGGACTCGCCCACCCACGACGGCGGGCCGAAGGGGCAGTCGGCGACGGGCAGCCCGTCGTGCAACCGCCGCAGGCCGGCGCCGATGGCCCGCGCCGCCGTTTCCGGCCGGCCGGACCACTGCGAATCGACCGCCGAGCGGCCCGGCAGGGCGGCGGTGCGCAGCCAGCCCGGCCCGTGACCGAGCACCTCCGGCACCGTGGCGTACCCGCGTGCCCACCGCAGCCGGGGCACCTCGTCATCGAGCAGGTACGCCACCGCCTCCGGAAAGGTCTTGACGTACTCGGCTGCGGAGGCCGGAGAGGCCCCGCCGATCCGGAACGTGACCCCGCCCAGCTCGTTGACCCAGACCGCGGTGACCGGCCGGTCGCCGGCGATCTCGGTGACCACGGGCGGCACCGGAGGCGGCGTGCTCGGTGCACTCACGGCGGCGGCCACCCCCTCACGCACTACGCTAGCGGCTGTGGAACCGGTATACGGCACAGTCATCCAGCTCGCCCGGCTGGTCTGGCGGGCGCAGGGGCTGACGTTCACGGTCACCGGCATCGAGAACCTGCCGCGCACCGGCGGCGCGGTCATCGCGATCAACCACACCAGCTACTTCGACTTCACGTTCGCCGGCCTTCCCGCGTACCGCCAGCACTTAGGACGCAAGGTCCGGTTCATGGCCAAGAAAGAGGTCTTCGACCACAAGGTCACCGGCCCGATCATGCGCAGCCTGCGCCACATCGAGGTGGACCGGGACAGCGGCGCGGCCTCCTTCGCCGAGGCGGTCCGGATGCTGAAGGAGGGCGAGTTCGTCGGCGTCTATCCCGAGGCCACGATCAGCCGCAGCTTCGAGATCAAGGACTTCAAGTCGGGCGCGGCGCGGATGGCGATCGCCGCCGACGTGCCGATCGTTCCCCACATCGTGTGGGGCGCCCAGCGCATCTGGACCAAGGGCCACCCGAAGAAGATGTGGCGGCCCAAGGTGCCCATCACCGTCGCGGTCGGGGCGCCGATCCAGCCCACGCTGCCCGCCGCCGAGCTGACCGCGCTGCTGCATTCGCGGATGCAGCACCTGCTCGCCGAGGTCCAGGACGCCTACGGGCCATACCCGCCCGGGGAGTTCTGGGTGCCGCACCGCCTCGGCGGCGGCGCGCCGACGCTGGCCGAGGCCAACCGGATGGATGCCGAGGAGGCCGCCGCCAAGGCC contains:
- a CDS encoding aminoglycoside 3'-phosphotransferase; this translates as MSAPSTPPPVPPVVTEIAGDRPVTAVWVNELGGVTFRIGGASPASAAEYVKTFPEAVAYLLDDEVPRLRWARGYATVPEVLGHGPGWLRTAALPGRSAVDSQWSGRPETAARAIGAGLRRLHDGLPVADCPFGPPSWVGESAPPADRLVVCHGDACAPNTLLADDGSCAGHVDLGDLGVADRWADLAIATMSLDWNYPGADWQAVLLAAYGVRPDPERIAFYRRRWNDEPTSPG
- a CDS encoding lysophospholipid acyltransferase family protein: MEPVYGTVIQLARLVWRAQGLTFTVTGIENLPRTGGAVIAINHTSYFDFTFAGLPAYRQHLGRKVRFMAKKEVFDHKVTGPIMRSLRHIEVDRDSGAASFAEAVRMLKEGEFVGVYPEATISRSFEIKDFKSGAARMAIAADVPIVPHIVWGAQRIWTKGHPKKMWRPKVPITVAVGAPIQPTLPAAELTALLHSRMQHLLAEVQDAYGPYPPGEFWVPHRLGGGAPTLAEANRMDAEEAAAKAARRAGPSAEAPG